The following proteins come from a genomic window of Nostoc sp. ATCC 53789:
- a CDS encoding ABC transporter ATP-binding protein, producing MTNTISINDSLVPNPLPKPAIIRLENIFKIYGSGETEVRALNDVNLIVEQGEYCAIMGPSGSGKSTAMNIIGCLDRPTMGHYYLDNLDVAQMDDRSLAHIRNKKLGFVFQQFHLLPQLTALENVILPMLYAGVNPKERSDRATIALTRVGLANRLNNKPTQLSGGQQQRVAIARAIVNRPVVLLADEPTGALDSRTTQEVLDIFSELNASGITVVMVTHEPEVARQTQRIVWFRDGQVVHSNLTPSDLSQLAVS from the coding sequence ATGACAAACACTATTTCAATTAACGATTCTCTGGTTCCTAATCCTCTACCGAAACCAGCAATCATTCGACTAGAAAACATTTTCAAGATTTATGGTAGTGGCGAAACAGAGGTACGAGCGCTGAATGATGTCAACCTAATTGTGGAACAGGGCGAATATTGTGCAATCATGGGCCCTTCAGGTTCTGGTAAATCCACAGCCATGAATATTATCGGTTGTTTAGACCGTCCGACAATGGGACATTATTACTTAGATAATCTTGATGTAGCCCAAATGGACGATCGCTCATTGGCGCATATCCGTAATAAAAAACTGGGGTTTGTGTTTCAACAATTTCACCTATTGCCCCAACTAACAGCATTAGAAAATGTGATACTGCCAATGCTGTATGCTGGTGTGAATCCAAAAGAAAGAAGCGATCGCGCCACAATTGCATTGACGCGAGTCGGTTTAGCAAATCGCCTCAACAACAAACCAACTCAACTATCTGGGGGGCAACAACAAAGAGTAGCGATCGCACGAGCCATTGTCAATCGTCCTGTAGTACTCCTAGCCGATGAACCCACAGGCGCACTTGATTCGCGCACAACCCAAGAAGTCTTAGATATCTTTAGCGAACTCAATGCCAGTGGAATCACTGTTGTCATGGTGACACATGAGCCAGAAGTTGCCCGTCAAACCCAGCGCATCGTTTGGTTCCGCGATGGTCAAGTGGTACATTCTAACCTCACCCCAAGCGACTTGAGTCAGTTGGCTGTCTCATAA
- a CDS encoding orange carotenoid protein N-terminal domain-containing protein, which produces MTASYDKTISQAQSNETQKLVDAFNNLDTDAKLAWFYLVYKKMGDSITPAVPAAAEPELSPLLLGDFFELSDEQQLDIMRDIVNRKDTEYSRAYGAIKENNQLLVWYAWAVAMGNQVVDLPGSYEPSKAINDLVSQIEKLDFDEQISVFRTIAGEVGYTDVKPIATQAETGKTSSL; this is translated from the coding sequence ATGACTGCAAGTTACGATAAAACTATTTCTCAAGCTCAGAGCAATGAAACTCAAAAATTGGTGGATGCGTTTAACAATTTAGATACCGATGCAAAATTAGCTTGGTTCTATTTGGTTTATAAAAAAATGGGTGATTCTATTACGCCAGCTGTTCCTGCTGCTGCTGAACCAGAATTATCACCACTTCTGCTAGGAGACTTTTTTGAATTATCAGATGAGCAACAACTAGATATTATGCGGGATATTGTTAACCGCAAAGATACAGAATATTCCCGTGCTTATGGGGCGATAAAAGAAAACAACCAGCTGTTAGTTTGGTATGCTTGGGCGGTAGCTATGGGGAATCAAGTAGTTGACTTACCAGGTAGCTACGAGCCAAGTAAGGCAATTAACGATCTGGTTTCCCAGATTGAAAAACTAGATTTTGACGAGCAAATTTCCGTGTTTCGGACAATAGCGGGTGAAGTGGGTTACACCGATGTTAAGCCGATCGCAACGCAAGCAGAAACTGGAAAAACGTCGAGTTTGTAA
- a CDS encoding HAD-IA family hydrolase, with translation MTPKVIIFDFDGTIADTVDALVSIANRLAVDFGYRHISPEQLALLKNLTSREIIKFSGVSLFKIPFLVKKVKGELKDKIPELKPIPGIKEALIELQNQGYKLGIITSNSKDNVTQFLTINDLNHLFDFIYSGITIFGKTTIINNVLRQKQLKPQEVIYVGDETRDIEASKKANIQVIAVAWGFNSSEVLAKQNPDYLIHQPSELLEVMNGY, from the coding sequence ATGACCCCGAAAGTAATTATTTTTGATTTTGATGGCACAATTGCTGATACAGTAGATGCCCTTGTAAGTATTGCCAATCGTCTAGCTGTAGACTTTGGTTATAGACACATCAGCCCAGAGCAATTAGCCCTCCTTAAAAACTTAACATCTAGGGAAATTATTAAGTTCTCAGGAGTTTCTCTATTTAAAATACCTTTTTTAGTTAAAAAAGTTAAAGGGGAATTAAAAGACAAAATTCCCGAATTAAAACCAATTCCGGGAATTAAAGAAGCATTAATAGAACTGCAAAATCAAGGATATAAACTGGGTATTATCACTTCTAATTCTAAAGATAACGTTACCCAATTTCTCACAATCAATGATTTAAATCATCTGTTTGATTTCATCTACTCAGGAATTACAATTTTTGGCAAAACAACCATAATCAATAATGTATTGAGGCAAAAGCAACTCAAACCCCAAGAAGTTATTTATGTCGGAGATGAAACCAGAGATATAGAAGCATCAAAGAAAGCAAATATCCAAGTAATCGCAGTAGCTTGGGGCTTTAATTCATCGGAAGTATTAGCTAAACAAAATCCAGATTATTTGATTCACCAACCTAGCGAACTGCTAGAAGTGATGAATGGTTATTAA
- a CDS encoding ketosteroid isomerase family protein, giving the protein MTSAEFISPAQLKEEFQIEGITETSVLRYFQTLNAGEFEATAALFAVDGVMRPPFESDIVGTDAIAAYLKQEGQNVKAYPNTAIAETLETGEIQIQVAGKAQTSWCSVNVLWLFILNQQRQIFYTRIKLLASPQELLSLRREK; this is encoded by the coding sequence ATGACTTCTGCTGAATTTATATCCCCAGCACAGTTGAAAGAAGAATTCCAGATTGAGGGAATCACAGAAACAAGCGTACTGCGTTATTTTCAAACCTTAAATGCCGGAGAATTTGAGGCAACTGCTGCCTTATTTGCGGTAGATGGTGTGATGCGTCCACCCTTTGAATCTGATATTGTGGGGACAGATGCGATCGCAGCCTACTTAAAACAAGAAGGCCAAAACGTTAAAGCTTACCCCAACACGGCAATCGCCGAGACTTTAGAAACCGGTGAGATTCAAATTCAGGTAGCAGGCAAAGCCCAAACTTCCTGGTGTAGTGTGAATGTCTTGTGGCTATTTATCCTCAACCAACAACGGCAAATTTTCTATACTAGAATCAAACTTTTAGCTTCTCCCCAAGAGTTACTTTCTTTACGCCGTGAAAAGTAG
- a CDS encoding anti-sigma regulatory factor — protein MKSELHVPSDLNFLNIVENWLLGCLKIQLGESVDWSRQSSRLRLALVEAYSNAVRHAHKDKPNLPILLRLEVKDRDLALEVWDYGEGFDMSNYYAPNPLEKQEGGYGWLIMNRLMDKVDYELQIDGANCLKLQATLPELVK, from the coding sequence ATGAAAAGTGAGCTTCATGTACCAAGTGACTTGAATTTTCTGAATATTGTCGAAAACTGGTTGCTGGGATGTTTGAAAATTCAGCTAGGAGAATCCGTGGATTGGTCACGGCAATCAAGTCGTTTGAGACTGGCTTTGGTGGAAGCCTACTCAAATGCAGTCCGTCATGCCCACAAGGACAAACCAAATTTACCAATTTTACTGCGTTTGGAAGTGAAAGACCGGGATCTGGCCTTAGAAGTTTGGGACTACGGCGAAGGCTTTGATATGTCTAACTACTACGCTCCCAACCCTTTGGAAAAACAAGAAGGTGGTTATGGTTGGCTGATTATGAATCGTCTGATGGATAAAGTAGACTATGAGTTGCAGATTGATGGTGCAAACTGTCTCAAGTTACAAGCTACTTTACCCGAATTAGTCAAATAG
- a CDS encoding SpoIIE family protein phosphatase, whose product MAETGVEKLKLMVVDDEPDNLDLLYRTFRRDFQVYKANHAFGALEILDQFGEMAVIISDQRMPEMNGTEFFSRTVERFPDTIRILLTGFTDVEDLVDAINSGQVFKYITKPWNPDKLRALVEQATDTYRVVKKRTQELRRALRRESLFNAVTTAIRESLDYDSMLQKIVATIGQTFDASSCLLRPVEGDRLIQDEFSYYDPKSNALDCFFDPSILIEKVLETRHYQLTQEIYEGNPCHHLVVPLSYQQHLLAVLALHQWGRDRPWQDEDIQLIAGVAEQAALALSQAKLYQRLQEKQQQIHNELEVARQIQYNLLRQSLPDIKGVKVQACCYPAREVGGDFFEVFVHPKGDLWLAVGDVSGKGVPAALFMASIISVLRRELSQETPAEPNVVMQNLNHALSEDLISNNYFITLVLACYTPSTKELVYTNAGHIYPLLWSRQDALGDNPNYLKVRSVPLGILPKWQAQSGRLVLATGDTLLLASDGITEATISNDSDLTVKNGSSAEAVNRSMLNQDGLWQLLQQEEQPLSLNHLLARIQADNHIQEDDQTILSLEIL is encoded by the coding sequence ATGGCTGAGACAGGGGTCGAAAAACTTAAGCTCATGGTGGTAGATGATGAGCCAGACAACCTAGATTTACTCTACCGCACTTTTAGACGAGATTTTCAAGTATATAAAGCCAATCATGCCTTTGGCGCTCTGGAAATCTTGGATCAATTTGGCGAAATGGCGGTGATTATTTCTGACCAAAGAATGCCAGAAATGAATGGAACCGAATTTTTTAGTCGGACAGTAGAGCGCTTTCCTGACACGATCCGGATTTTGTTAACTGGTTTTACTGATGTCGAAGATTTAGTGGATGCCATTAACTCCGGTCAGGTGTTCAAGTATATTACCAAACCGTGGAATCCAGATAAACTCAGGGCATTAGTTGAGCAAGCGACTGATACATATCGTGTAGTCAAGAAGCGCACCCAAGAGTTGCGTCGGGCCCTACGGCGAGAATCTTTGTTTAATGCCGTAACAACCGCAATTCGTGAGTCTTTAGACTACGACAGTATGCTGCAAAAAATTGTCGCAACCATTGGACAAACATTTGACGCTAGCAGTTGCTTGCTCAGACCAGTAGAGGGCGATCGCCTGATCCAAGATGAGTTTTCATACTACGATCCTAAATCCAATGCATTAGATTGCTTCTTCGACCCCAGTATTTTAATTGAAAAAGTGCTGGAAACCCGTCATTATCAACTTACTCAAGAAATATACGAGGGCAACCCCTGTCACCATTTGGTTGTACCACTTAGCTACCAGCAGCATTTGTTGGCTGTGCTGGCCCTTCACCAATGGGGACGCGATCGCCCTTGGCAAGACGAAGACATCCAACTAATTGCAGGTGTTGCCGAACAAGCAGCCTTAGCTCTCTCTCAAGCAAAACTTTACCAGCGTCTCCAAGAAAAGCAACAGCAGATTCATAATGAGTTGGAGGTGGCTCGGCAAATTCAATACAATTTGCTACGCCAAAGTTTACCTGATATCAAGGGTGTAAAAGTGCAAGCCTGCTGCTACCCGGCGCGGGAAGTAGGAGGCGATTTCTTTGAAGTGTTTGTTCATCCCAAAGGGGACTTGTGGTTAGCAGTAGGTGATGTCTCTGGTAAGGGTGTCCCAGCTGCTTTATTTATGGCTAGTATTATTTCAGTTTTACGCCGGGAATTATCTCAAGAAACACCAGCCGAGCCGAATGTGGTTATGCAAAACCTCAATCATGCTCTGAGTGAAGATTTAATTAGCAACAATTATTTCATTACTCTTGTGTTAGCCTGTTATACCCCTAGTACTAAGGAACTCGTCTACACGAATGCCGGTCATATTTATCCACTGTTATGGTCACGCCAAGACGCTTTAGGCGACAATCCTAATTACCTGAAAGTCCGCAGTGTTCCTTTGGGAATCTTACCCAAGTGGCAGGCACAGTCTGGTCGTTTGGTTCTCGCTACTGGAGACACATTATTACTCGCCAGTGATGGTATTACAGAAGCAACGATCTCAAATGATTCTGATTTAACAGTAAAAAACGGGTCTAGTGCTGAGGCAGTTAACCGTTCTATGCTGAACCAAGATGGTCTTTGGCAACTGTTACAACAAGAAGAACAACCACTTTCTCTCAACCATTTACTAGCTCGCATCCAGGCAGATAACCACATTCAAGAAGACGATCAAACTATACTTTCACTGGAGATTTTATAA
- a CDS encoding response regulator transcription factor produces MSKIRIALIEDHDLTRVGIRTALIQKDEIEVVGEAANAAEGLKMLKMVQPDIAIVDIGLPDKDGIELTREVKSTANGQQLATKVLILTLRDNKEAVLAAFAAGADSYCMKDIKFDNLLEAVRVTYNGNAWIDPAIARIVLQQAQQNPQKLESAFVDAKTIASNPDYVENLEGIQPYTLTERELEVLQLIVEGCSNALIAERLYITVGTVKTHVRNILNKLCADDRTQAAVRALRSGLVG; encoded by the coding sequence ATGAGTAAAATTCGTATTGCTTTAATTGAAGATCATGACCTCACTCGCGTGGGTATTCGGACAGCGCTCATCCAAAAGGATGAAATTGAAGTTGTAGGTGAAGCTGCCAATGCTGCCGAGGGGTTAAAGATGTTAAAAATGGTACAACCTGATATTGCGATCGTAGATATTGGTTTACCAGATAAAGATGGTATTGAACTAACACGGGAGGTAAAATCTACTGCAAATGGGCAGCAGCTAGCCACAAAAGTGTTAATTTTGACGCTGCGGGATAACAAAGAAGCTGTGTTGGCGGCTTTTGCTGCTGGTGCAGACTCTTACTGTATGAAAGATATCAAATTTGATAATTTGCTGGAAGCAGTGAGAGTAACTTACAATGGCAACGCCTGGATCGATCCAGCGATCGCTCGAATTGTATTACAACAAGCACAACAAAATCCTCAAAAGTTGGAATCGGCTTTTGTAGATGCTAAGACTATTGCCTCTAACCCTGATTATGTCGAGAATCTGGAAGGAATTCAACCTTACACCCTGACAGAAAGGGAATTAGAAGTGCTACAGTTGATTGTCGAAGGTTGTAGTAATGCACTAATTGCGGAAAGACTTTACATCACTGTTGGGACTGTTAAAACTCACGTTCGCAATATTTTGAATAAGCTATGTGCCGATGACCGTACCCAAGCAGCAGTCCGCGCCCTGCGTTCTGGTTTAGTTGGGTAA
- a CDS encoding WecB/TagA/CpsF family glycosyltransferase: MSKGNQAFSVLGIPVHVMANYPGWLLESLEQGRGIHVVTLNAEMTMQAEQNEFLAQIIKNAELVIPDGAGVVLYLRLLLWQKVQRFPGIELAEKLLQELGQQKTGAKVFFYGAAPGVASTAADFWQQQIPDLNIVGTHSGYHSPEEEAQLQQTLAQLQPQVIFVGLGVPRQELWIAENRHLCPQAIWIGVGGSFDIWSGTKTRAPAWLANNNLEWLYRLYQEPWRWRRMLALPAFAVKAFIYRLTAKDAIS; the protein is encoded by the coding sequence ATGTCTAAAGGCAATCAAGCATTTTCAGTATTGGGAATACCAGTTCATGTGATGGCTAACTATCCAGGCTGGTTGTTAGAAAGCCTAGAACAAGGCAGAGGAATTCATGTAGTAACGCTCAATGCAGAAATGACTATGCAGGCAGAGCAGAATGAATTCCTCGCTCAGATAATTAAAAATGCTGAACTAGTTATTCCCGATGGGGCCGGGGTTGTTCTGTATTTACGGTTATTATTATGGCAAAAAGTGCAGCGTTTTCCGGGAATTGAATTAGCAGAAAAACTTTTGCAAGAACTTGGACAACAGAAGACAGGGGCAAAGGTGTTTTTTTATGGAGCAGCGCCTGGGGTGGCCTCAACTGCGGCAGATTTTTGGCAGCAGCAAATTCCAGATTTGAATATAGTAGGCACTCACTCAGGCTACCATTCTCCAGAAGAAGAAGCGCAATTGCAACAAACTCTTGCTCAATTGCAGCCACAAGTGATTTTTGTCGGTTTGGGAGTGCCACGTCAAGAGTTATGGATTGCCGAAAACCGCCATTTGTGTCCTCAAGCAATTTGGATTGGCGTTGGTGGTAGTTTTGATATTTGGTCGGGAACTAAAACCCGCGCTCCCGCCTGGTTAGCAAATAATAATTTGGAATGGTTATATCGGCTGTATCAAGAACCTTGGCGTTGGCGGCGAATGTTGGCTTTGCCAGCTTTTGCTGTAAAGGCTTTTATTTATCGTTTGACAGCGAAAGATGCAATTAGTTAA
- the ftsE gene encoding cell division ATP-binding protein FtsE — protein sequence MPVLTTQVKTDKSVQREDSATQQHGSNTTAKVTLQSVSKTYANGTHALLNANLEVKKGEFLFITGPSGSGKSTLLKLLYGQELPTHGEVIVDECNIAGLRGDRLSLFRRRIGIVFQDYKLISQRTVAENVTFVLQAQGYTRKEIQRRLEPTLKLVGLLSKADCFPDQLSGGEQQRVSIARAIVGTPPLLLADEPTGNLDPDNSWQVIQILQKLNSFGATVIVTTHDEQLVRRCNHPVVQVINGQLSRK from the coding sequence ATGCCAGTATTAACAACTCAAGTTAAAACAGATAAATCCGTTCAGAGAGAGGACTCTGCAACTCAACAGCATGGTAGTAATACTACTGCAAAGGTGACATTGCAATCTGTAAGCAAGACTTATGCTAACGGCACTCACGCCTTATTGAATGCGAACCTTGAGGTAAAAAAGGGAGAATTTCTGTTTATCACTGGGCCAAGTGGTTCTGGTAAATCAACGCTCTTGAAACTGTTGTATGGTCAGGAGTTGCCTACACACGGAGAAGTAATTGTTGATGAGTGTAATATAGCGGGTTTACGGGGCGATCGCTTGTCATTATTCCGGCGACGGATTGGCATTGTGTTTCAAGACTACAAACTGATTAGCCAACGAACAGTAGCAGAAAATGTGACTTTTGTGCTGCAAGCTCAAGGGTATACCCGTAAAGAAATTCAACGACGTTTAGAACCAACTTTAAAGCTGGTAGGTTTGCTGAGTAAAGCTGATTGCTTCCCAGATCAACTATCTGGGGGAGAGCAACAACGGGTGAGTATTGCTCGTGCGATCGTTGGTACACCACCACTACTGTTAGCAGACGAGCCTACTGGGAATCTCGATCCTGATAATTCCTGGCAAGTAATCCAGATTCTCCAGAAGTTAAATTCCTTTGGAGCTACGGTAATTGTTACCACCCATGATGAACAATTGGTACGGCGGTGCAATCATCCGGTAGTGCAAGTTATTAATGGACAGTTGTCTCGAAAATAG
- a CDS encoding armadillo-type fold-containing protein, with product MAQASSSWQQLINQIHNWNWSHPLFKTKGATKQQTFQRFSGPGGFFGFLTIVVAMLLWNWMLLLALLMGIGVMVLVYSMQKWDWQLHWSKIRKFLNSSNRRLVLAVISGGLATVSTYMAAAIWVDSHSSWIAAGAIIQGVGTLLTLILLVWQIVNFYENREEDFLDRLLVNLTDKDPLKRLIALRQLTKFISRQRVDSSVQQDVAECLQLLLSREEEVAIREAAFKSLQACDRLQPVGDHRLQVLPPKTAAPFVPISAKVKHHVY from the coding sequence GTGGCACAGGCTTCGTCTTCTTGGCAGCAATTGATCAACCAGATCCACAACTGGAACTGGTCGCATCCATTGTTCAAGACAAAAGGAGCTACAAAGCAGCAAACATTTCAGCGTTTCTCTGGGCCTGGAGGCTTTTTTGGGTTCCTGACAATCGTCGTTGCTATGTTGTTGTGGAACTGGATGCTGCTATTGGCTCTCTTAATGGGCATTGGGGTAATGGTATTGGTTTACTCAATGCAGAAGTGGGACTGGCAATTGCACTGGTCTAAGATACGTAAGTTCTTAAACAGTTCAAATCGTCGATTAGTCTTAGCGGTCATTAGTGGTGGTCTTGCTACTGTCAGCACTTATATGGCCGCTGCAATTTGGGTTGACTCTCACAGTTCCTGGATTGCAGCTGGTGCTATTATTCAAGGCGTGGGAACCCTGTTAACTTTAATTTTATTAGTCTGGCAAATTGTCAACTTCTATGAAAATCGAGAAGAAGACTTCCTCGATCGGTTGTTGGTCAATTTAACAGACAAAGATCCATTGAAACGGTTGATTGCCCTACGTCAACTAACTAAATTCATCAGTCGTCAGCGAGTTGATTCTTCAGTGCAGCAAGATGTTGCCGAATGCTTGCAACTCTTACTCAGTCGAGAGGAAGAAGTTGCAATCCGAGAGGCAGCTTTTAAGAGTTTACAAGCTTGCGATCGCCTCCAGCCGGTCGGAGACCATCGCCTACAAGTGCTACCCCCTAAAACAGCAGCACCTTTTGTACCCATATCAGCAAAAGTCAAGCATCACGTTTATTAG
- a CDS encoding alpha/beta hydrolase — protein sequence MFQPQGFDQRSINTSLGRMVYYSADGAPWQNNVTARDDRETLVFLHGFGGGSSAYEWSKVYPAFAAEYRVIAPDLIGWGRSEHPARNYNIEDYLTTIREFLQQTCSGPVTAIASSLTAAFTIRVAAAHPDFFKALILTTPAGLSDFGEDYSRSFFAQLISVPIVDRLIYSTGVATSGGIRSFLEQRQFAKSNRVYQEIVDAYLQSAQQPNAEYAALSFVRGDLCFDLSLYIQELTTPTAIIWGQKSEFTGPSIGRRLAEINPQAIRFFQELEDVGLTPQLELPAVTIGLIRQFLPLLN from the coding sequence ATGTTTCAACCACAAGGATTTGACCAACGCTCTATAAATACCTCACTAGGTAGAATGGTGTATTATTCTGCTGATGGAGCGCCTTGGCAGAATAATGTAACTGCTAGAGATGATCGGGAAACTTTAGTGTTCTTGCATGGCTTTGGTGGTGGGTCTTCTGCCTATGAGTGGTCGAAGGTTTATCCGGCTTTTGCCGCCGAATATCGGGTCATTGCACCCGATTTGATCGGTTGGGGTCGGTCTGAGCATCCGGCACGGAATTATAATATTGAGGATTATTTGACCACGATTCGGGAGTTTTTACAGCAGACTTGTAGTGGCCCAGTAACTGCGATCGCTTCTTCTTTGACCGCAGCATTTACAATTCGAGTAGCAGCAGCTCATCCTGATTTCTTCAAGGCTTTAATTCTCACCACCCCCGCCGGACTTTCCGACTTTGGCGAAGACTACTCACGTAGTTTTTTTGCCCAATTAATCAGTGTTCCTATTGTTGACCGTTTAATTTACAGCACAGGGGTAGCCACCAGTGGGGGTATTCGTAGTTTCTTAGAGCAACGGCAATTTGCTAAGTCTAATCGAGTGTACCAAGAAATTGTAGATGCTTATTTGCAATCAGCCCAGCAGCCTAATGCTGAATATGCAGCACTATCCTTTGTCCGTGGCGATTTATGCTTTGATTTATCTCTTTACATTCAAGAATTAACAACTCCCACCGCCATTATTTGGGGGCAAAAGTCAGAATTTACAGGGCCTTCAATTGGTCGCCGCCTTGCCGAAATTAATCCCCAAGCAATCCGATTTTTTCAAGAGTTGGAAGATGTGGGGTTAACACCACAGTTGGAATTGCCAGCAGTCACAATTGGGTTAATTCGCCAATTTTTGCCTTTGCTTAATTAG
- a CDS encoding type I restriction enzyme HsdR N-terminal domain-containing protein yields the protein MTIPESIKKFITWIQGFDHQILQNEDDVKEKFILPMLHYLCYPEKCRREYPLTTSKPGNYNINTGIFQVYYPTDDINQQNINNSLIVIKIIAPDETKLNDIVQQTKIYRDRFNALFFIITNGYEIKVFKGLHYYQEESVFDLNIDILKNKYIASDFYKKLNFELVKNINKTTSSLLNTKYKLIERFLRQHPDLQDILEKCDFEPSTKREGYRLVVVKKKVAIAYNLPKAFGEGNCEIEFSSIILRGLKIYLNHQDILGQLMTGLHTQPEWGCRRFFKQLDKNAFEVYLGQTTLILSDIEAADLCLCIDGVCQEYKDLLIQFENILETWDFKFVNFSGNRGFILFSVRQELWNLMQQFANEFDYIKGKSEWHLFHTKGMSIRVSRGIHDHTFISHQTDINLSSLPNNHQVNVIYELNDVNLQSIDTNECNSWQQDIGSWGTWTAKYTKQWLLKKYIPKVINYYRTYALTGI from the coding sequence ATGACTATTCCAGAGTCAATTAAAAAATTTATTACATGGATACAAGGTTTTGACCATCAGATTTTACAAAATGAAGATGATGTCAAAGAAAAGTTTATTTTACCAATGCTTCATTATCTCTGTTATCCAGAGAAATGTCGTCGTGAATACCCTTTAACAACATCTAAACCAGGAAATTATAACATAAATACTGGAATTTTTCAGGTTTATTATCCAACAGATGATATTAATCAACAAAATATAAATAACTCACTTATTGTTATTAAGATAATAGCACCAGATGAAACTAAATTAAATGACATTGTTCAACAAACTAAAATTTATAGAGATCGGTTTAATGCACTGTTTTTTATAATTACTAACGGATATGAAATAAAAGTTTTTAAAGGCTTGCATTACTATCAAGAAGAATCTGTTTTTGATCTAAATATAGATATACTAAAAAATAAATATATTGCCTCAGACTTTTATAAAAAACTAAACTTTGAATTAGTTAAGAATATCAACAAAACAACAAGCAGTTTATTAAATACTAAATATAAATTAATAGAGAGATTTTTAAGACAACATCCAGATTTACAGGATATTTTGGAAAAATGTGATTTTGAGCCTTCCACTAAAAGGGAAGGCTATCGCTTAGTTGTTGTGAAAAAGAAAGTAGCGATCGCATATAATTTACCCAAAGCTTTTGGAGAGGGTAATTGTGAAATAGAGTTCAGCAGCATTATTTTAAGAGGTCTAAAAATTTACTTAAATCATCAAGATATTTTAGGTCAATTAATGACTGGACTGCACACCCAGCCAGAATGGGGATGTCGTCGGTTTTTTAAACAGTTAGATAAAAATGCTTTTGAGGTTTATTTAGGTCAAACAACTCTAATTTTATCAGATATAGAAGCAGCAGACTTATGTTTATGTATTGATGGAGTTTGTCAAGAATATAAAGATTTACTAATTCAATTTGAAAACATTTTAGAAACATGGGATTTTAAATTTGTAAACTTTTCAGGAAATAGAGGTTTTATCCTATTTTCTGTAAGACAAGAATTATGGAATCTAATGCAGCAGTTCGCTAATGAGTTTGATTATATCAAAGGTAAATCAGAATGGCATTTGTTTCATACAAAAGGTATGTCAATTCGAGTGAGTAGAGGAATTCACGATCATACATTTATTTCCCACCAAACTGATATAAATTTATCTTCATTACCTAACAATCATCAAGTTAACGTAATTTATGAACTAAATGATGTTAACTTACAATCTATTGATACAAATGAATGTAACTCATGGCAGCAAGATATTGGGTCTTGGGGAACCTGGACAGCTAAATATACTAAACAGTGGTTATTAAAGAAATATATTCCAAAAGTTATTAACTATTACAGGACTTACGCATTGACAGGAATATGA